Proteins co-encoded in one Haloarcula sp. DT43 genomic window:
- a CDS encoding PD-(D/E)XK nuclease family protein, with protein MSSRTETVNKKVNNFQSYVRPAEEPHRTIPEILGRETRERTWHDLLAYFLRPTNGHGLGTDPLAEFLKTVRRNTAIDPLGGDLETVRVDTEVQTGEEDRVDIFLTQEEQWFLCLELKVRSAEHTGQTAAYVDTEYIGTRLKTDYPAEAHHYLYLTVDDTDAPTAAAFEHLTWDRLLSAWETLLPEYMDSGRYPNRGVAQFAEFLALMRAEVSDPLEGLESYYTDVQAAKRAHEDLARALAERLRAGVRQPASERQALRIRTKSGRFPQFTEGRYNRIEIDKPPWQAGRSKPTVCIELNFHLRPHVGPGEVQHSPSVAVNLDIRGGQKLKQDLRTAFRNRVDKSEYQPKGFGEPHTNTKWHFLTTEVVLDEVDDPVEAILDKFEVLYEFETVIDKIVRTVPES; from the coding sequence ATGTCATCTCGAACTGAGACCGTCAACAAAAAAGTAAATAATTTCCAGTCATACGTCCGTCCGGCCGAGGAACCGCATCGAACGATTCCTGAAATCTTGGGTCGAGAAACGAGAGAGCGCACCTGGCACGATCTACTGGCGTATTTCCTTCGACCAACGAACGGGCATGGGTTAGGAACGGACCCACTAGCAGAGTTTCTTAAGACGGTCAGGAGGAATACAGCGATCGATCCATTGGGAGGAGACCTCGAAACCGTCCGTGTCGATACAGAGGTCCAAACTGGCGAGGAAGATCGGGTCGATATCTTTCTAACACAAGAAGAGCAGTGGTTCCTATGTCTTGAACTCAAGGTACGCTCTGCCGAACACACGGGACAGACGGCTGCATATGTCGACACTGAGTATATCGGGACTCGTTTGAAAACCGACTATCCAGCGGAAGCACATCACTATCTCTACTTGACAGTAGACGATACGGACGCGCCTACTGCAGCAGCATTCGAACACCTCACTTGGGACAGGTTGCTTAGTGCATGGGAGACACTGCTTCCAGAGTATATGGATTCGGGTCGGTATCCAAATCGTGGAGTTGCACAGTTCGCCGAGTTTCTCGCTCTCATGCGCGCCGAGGTGAGCGATCCGTTGGAGGGGTTGGAGTCTTATTACACCGATGTGCAAGCTGCCAAACGAGCGCACGAGGACCTAGCTCGCGCGTTAGCGGAAAGGCTGAGAGCTGGCGTTCGACAGCCGGCGTCCGAACGACAGGCGCTCCGTATCCGTACCAAAAGCGGTCGGTTTCCACAGTTCACCGAGGGTAGGTACAATCGTATCGAAATCGACAAACCACCTTGGCAGGCTGGCCGATCGAAGCCCACGGTGTGTATCGAACTGAACTTCCACCTCAGGCCGCATGTTGGTCCTGGAGAGGTCCAACACTCTCCGTCAGTAGCAGTCAACTTGGACATTCGCGGTGGGCAAAAGCTGAAGCAAGACTTACGAACGGCTTTCAGAAATCGAGTCGATAAATCCGAATACCAACCTAAGGGATTCGGTGAGCCACACACCAACACGAAGTGGCACTTCCTGACGACGGAGGTCGTTCTCGACGAAGTTGACGATCCTGTGGAAGCTATCCTCGACAAATTCGAGGTCCTTTATGAATTTGAAACGGTGATTGACAAGATTGTTAGGACAGTCCCGGAATCCTGA
- a CDS encoding HNH endonuclease encodes MANLLPLSKTHHAAFDRALFTIDREYRLRANPSFETDSDLLQRTILNREGNRPQSRLRVCTHSTSHSTMRRLSGCELAFTT; translated from the coding sequence GTGGCCAACCTGTTGCCTCTCAGCAAGACACACCACGCAGCGTTCGACAGGGCGCTGTTTACGATCGATCGAGAGTATCGGCTTCGTGCGAACCCGTCGTTCGAGACGGACAGTGACCTTTTACAGCGGACGATTCTCAACCGGGAGGGGAACAGACCTCAATCCCGGCTGAGAGTCTGCACCCACAGTACGTCGCACAGCACAATGCGGCGCTTGAGTGGGTGTGAGTTAGCGTTCACAACCTAG